A genomic region of Rhipicephalus sanguineus isolate Rsan-2018 chromosome 3, BIME_Rsan_1.4, whole genome shotgun sequence contains the following coding sequences:
- the LOC119385093 gene encoding THAP domain-containing protein 2-like, translated as MGRCCVPNCKGNYDTGPKVRLFEFPRNPERRSQWQRAVRRGDIDVAKLKNPLVCERHFKEESLCTTTKYADCDGRTIEVKMKLTRLTHDAVPTIFPDSPDYLSDAHQSREEPGSKKKRREDEQLQKAIEESMLAHKKELEENKLSCLDDINSRRHLLQEKKVLVSSERRRPCHLCAHRGNN; from the exons ATGGGACGTTGCTGTGTGCCAAACTGCAAAGGGAATTACGACACTGGCCCCAAAGTACGACTGTTCGAGTTCCCTCGCAATCCTGAGCGGAGATCACAATGGCAGCGAGCTGTGCGGCGCGGCGACATAGATGTTGCAAAGCTTAAGAATCCACTG GTATGCGAACGTCACTTCAAAGAGGAATCTCTCTGCACGACGACAAAATATGCAGATTGCGACGGTCGCACCATTGAAGTCAAGATGAAATTGACGCGACTCACGCACGATGCTGTGCCTACAATTTTTCCGGACAGCCCTGACTACCTGTCGGATGCTCACCAATCGAGAGAAGAACCAGGGAGTAAGAAAAAacgaagagaagatgagcaactTCAGAAAGCTATTGAGGAGTCCATGCTGGCGCACAAGAAGGAGTTGGAAGAAAACAAGTTATCATGCCTGGACGACATAAATTCTCGCCGGCACctgctacaagaaaaaaaagtattggTCAGTAGTGAACGCCGACGGCCATGTCATCTTTGCGCACATCGAGGCAACAATTGA